From one Paenibacillus terrae HPL-003 genomic stretch:
- a CDS encoding peroxiredoxin — MAERLVGRPAPDFALETVTGDGQEFGSVKLSDYRGKWLVFFFYPLDFTFVCPTEITALSDAADQFKELDTEILGISVDSVHSHKAWINTAKENNGLGKLNFPLASDITKKTASDYGVLIEEEGVALRGLFIIDPEGELKYQVVNHNDVGRSVEETLRVLQALQSGGLCAMNWKPGDKNL; from the coding sequence ATGGCAGAAAGATTGGTAGGAAGACCCGCACCTGATTTTGCATTGGAAACAGTGACTGGGGACGGTCAAGAATTTGGTTCGGTGAAGCTTTCCGATTACCGTGGCAAATGGCTCGTATTCTTCTTCTATCCACTGGATTTCACTTTTGTGTGTCCAACAGAAATCACAGCATTGAGCGATGCTGCTGACCAATTTAAAGAGCTGGATACTGAAATTCTGGGTATCAGTGTAGACTCCGTACACAGCCACAAAGCATGGATCAACACAGCTAAAGAAAACAACGGATTGGGCAAATTGAACTTCCCGTTGGCTTCTGATATCACGAAAAAAACAGCAAGCGATTATGGCGTTCTGATCGAAGAAGAAGGAGTTGCATTGCGCGGCTTGTTCATCATTGATCCTGAAGGCGAATTGAAATATCAAGTGGTTAACCACAACGACGTAGGTCGTAGTGTAGAAGAAACATTGCGTGTGCTGCAAGCTTTGCAATCTGGCGGCTTGTGTGCAATGAACTGGAAACCAGGCGACAAAAACCTGTAA
- a CDS encoding putative bifunctional diguanylate cyclase/phosphodiesterase, with the protein MSTRLEVKKTIGIGIAALVLFVLVQLFHVTLNKLYSHNVFFLLYPIAGFACAAICFSIFYQSWSVLLEQLSWQRLLIAPTFLVAGLLYLIHIVSFSFVSLTDFVLSPGISLWLLYVNRVFTSIMLIVICSFPFRKAKSGFKKTALWTGISFTLLILGTIQIFDAHLPDLGIRHEMDNLGWMLNWVILFLLVSNFILGARKYLRYLPSEFGSVLMLRGIGLCIVSQLFYLSSRQMSDINQLMGLLMNAIAFYDLLNGLVRLMVLVPYQEKKAAESEFNYIAYYDDITGLPNRRRLSQRLEQSLRNSLKPDETVTLLILNIDRFKTINDSLGHMAGNYLLYAVGDRLKHFCREGEGVFSMGGDEFAVLLTGYQDIDAMKNRIDDMVKLFEQPFDINGEYYHVMVSMGIALYPLDATQGAQLIQHADTAVHNAKEQGVNFQRYTSVMQMRAQERLQLENDLRRALENEEFSLVYQPRVHLQSGELTSLEALVRWNHPHRGMVMPGDFIPVAEESGLIVPLGEWVLREACLQNKSWQKAGYQPIPISVNLSMRQFQQKKLVDVIRGILTYTELEPCYLELEITESMTFDKDRAFEQLKNIKAIGVAISIDDFGTGYSSLHYLKNLPIDRLKIDRSFVNEVLVDSKNAAIVSTIASMAHHLKLKVTAEGVENEGQLQFLQAQDCHEGQGYYFSRPIPAESFENLFLRKPMNWLVQDGM; encoded by the coding sequence ATGAGTACACGACTGGAAGTAAAGAAAACGATAGGCATCGGCATTGCTGCGCTAGTACTGTTTGTCTTGGTTCAGTTATTTCATGTAACTTTGAATAAGCTATACTCCCATAATGTTTTTTTCTTGCTATACCCCATTGCAGGGTTTGCCTGTGCGGCGATCTGTTTCTCTATTTTTTATCAATCCTGGTCGGTTTTACTGGAGCAGCTATCCTGGCAGAGACTTCTCATCGCGCCCACATTTCTGGTGGCTGGTCTTCTTTACCTTATTCATATCGTCTCGTTTAGTTTTGTTAGCCTGACGGATTTTGTTTTGTCTCCGGGTATTTCGCTGTGGCTTCTTTATGTGAACCGTGTCTTTACCTCTATTATGCTTATAGTCATTTGCTCCTTCCCCTTTAGAAAAGCCAAATCAGGATTCAAGAAAACCGCTTTATGGACAGGTATAAGTTTTACTTTGCTGATCCTGGGGACCATTCAGATATTTGATGCGCACTTACCGGATCTGGGTATAAGACATGAGATGGACAACCTGGGGTGGATGTTGAACTGGGTTATCCTGTTTCTGCTTGTATCCAATTTTATTTTGGGTGCACGAAAATATTTGCGATATCTTCCCTCGGAATTTGGTAGTGTGCTTATGCTTCGCGGGATTGGGCTGTGTATCGTGAGCCAGTTGTTTTATTTGTCCTCCCGGCAAATGAGTGATATAAATCAGCTTATGGGACTTTTGATGAATGCTATTGCGTTTTATGATCTGCTGAACGGCTTGGTTCGGCTCATGGTCCTGGTTCCATACCAGGAAAAGAAGGCGGCAGAATCTGAATTTAATTACATAGCCTATTATGACGATATTACAGGGCTGCCGAATCGTCGGCGTCTTTCACAACGTCTGGAGCAGTCTCTGCGCAATTCATTGAAGCCCGATGAGACAGTAACTCTTTTGATACTGAATATTGACCGATTCAAAACCATTAACGATTCACTGGGGCATATGGCAGGAAATTATTTGCTATATGCGGTAGGCGATCGATTAAAGCATTTTTGCCGTGAAGGCGAGGGTGTTTTCAGCATGGGCGGAGATGAGTTTGCGGTTCTTCTCACAGGCTATCAGGATATAGATGCCATGAAAAATCGTATTGATGATATGGTAAAGCTGTTTGAGCAACCATTTGATATTAATGGAGAATATTATCATGTGATGGTGAGTATGGGGATAGCTTTGTATCCTCTGGATGCCACTCAGGGTGCGCAGCTCATTCAGCATGCGGATACCGCTGTTCATAATGCCAAGGAGCAGGGAGTGAATTTTCAGCGGTATACCAGTGTTATGCAGATGCGGGCGCAGGAAAGGCTCCAATTGGAAAATGATTTGCGGCGTGCGCTTGAAAATGAGGAATTTTCACTGGTGTATCAACCGCGTGTTCATTTACAAAGCGGTGAACTGACGAGCTTGGAGGCACTGGTGCGTTGGAATCATCCTCATCGCGGAATGGTGATGCCGGGAGATTTTATTCCGGTGGCCGAAGAAAGCGGTCTGATCGTGCCTTTGGGGGAATGGGTGCTGCGGGAAGCTTGCCTGCAAAACAAGAGTTGGCAGAAGGCAGGGTACCAGCCGATCCCGATATCAGTGAATTTATCCATGCGCCAATTTCAGCAGAAAAAGCTCGTGGATGTGATACGGGGCATTTTGACCTACACAGAACTGGAGCCGTGCTACCTGGAGCTGGAGATTACAGAGAGTATGACTTTTGATAAGGATCGGGCCTTTGAGCAACTGAAAAACATAAAGGCCATTGGCGTTGCAATCAGTATCGACGATTTTGGAACGGGCTATAGTTCATTGCATTATTTGAAAAATCTCCCGATTGACCGACTTAAAATTGACCGTTCCTTTGTCAATGAGGTGCTGGTGGACAGCAAAAATGCGGCTATTGTGTCGACCATTGCCTCCATGGCCCACCATTTGAAGCTGAAGGTTACGGCTGAAGGAGTGGAAAATGAGGGCCAGCTCCAATTTTTACAGGCTCAGGATTGCCATGAGGGGCAAGGCTATTATTTCAGTCGGCCTATCCCAGCGGAATCCTTTGAAAACCTGTTTTTACGCAAGCCTATGAATTGGCTGGTTCAGGATGGTATGTAG
- the pheS gene encoding phenylalanine--tRNA ligase subunit alpha encodes MSETIQMKEHLLALKEEALEVLEKVASPKELADLRVKYSGKKGALTEILRGMGKLSAEERPVVGQVANEVREAIEEVVNRKQDEFTKAETNERLQAEKIDVTLPGRTLPQGGLHPLNKVIEQIEDIFTGMGYRVAEGPQAETDYYNFEALNLPKNHPARDMQDSFYLTEDLLMRTHTSPVQIRAMEAMKGETPIKVICPGTVFRRDDDDATHSFQFHQIEGLVIGKDIRMSDLKGTLLQFAREMFGESTEIRLRPSFFPFTEPSAEVDVTFVKKNGERVWIEILGCGMVHPKVLEMGGFDPEVYSGFAFGMGVERIAILKYGIDDIRHFYNSDLSFLKQFARQ; translated from the coding sequence ATGAGCGAAACCATCCAAATGAAGGAACATTTGCTGGCCTTGAAGGAAGAAGCATTGGAAGTATTGGAGAAGGTGGCAAGCCCCAAAGAGCTGGCCGATCTGCGGGTTAAATATTCGGGTAAAAAGGGTGCATTGACTGAAATTTTGCGTGGTATGGGCAAGTTGAGCGCGGAAGAACGTCCAGTTGTCGGACAGGTAGCGAATGAAGTTCGCGAGGCGATTGAAGAAGTCGTCAATCGTAAACAGGACGAGTTCACCAAAGCAGAAACGAATGAGCGTCTGCAAGCAGAAAAGATCGACGTTACACTGCCTGGGCGCACATTGCCGCAAGGTGGGCTGCACCCGCTTAATAAAGTAATTGAGCAGATCGAGGATATTTTTACAGGTATGGGCTACCGGGTTGCGGAAGGTCCACAGGCTGAGACGGATTATTATAACTTTGAAGCGTTGAACCTGCCTAAAAATCACCCGGCCCGGGATATGCAGGATTCGTTTTATCTGACCGAGGATCTGTTGATGCGTACCCATACGTCACCCGTTCAAATTCGTGCAATGGAGGCGATGAAGGGCGAAACGCCTATTAAGGTCATTTGTCCGGGTACGGTTTTTCGACGTGATGATGACGATGCTACGCATTCTTTCCAATTCCACCAAATTGAAGGGCTTGTGATTGGAAAAGACATTCGCATGAGTGATCTGAAAGGAACTTTGCTGCAATTCGCACGCGAAATGTTCGGGGAATCGACCGAAATTCGTCTGCGCCCAAGCTTCTTTCCGTTCACAGAGCCGAGTGCTGAGGTGGACGTGACTTTTGTGAAGAAAAATGGCGAGCGCGTATGGATCGAAATTTTGGGTTGTGGCATGGTGCATCCGAAAGTGCTGGAAATGGGCGGTTTTGATCCCGAGGTATATAGCGGCTTTGCATTCGGTATGGGTGTAGAACGGATTGCCATTTTGAAATACGGAATTGACGATATTCGTCATTTTTATAACAGCGACCTGTCATTCTTAAAGCAGTTTGCGCGTCAATAA
- a CDS encoding polysaccharide lyase family 1 protein has translation MIFSFPATSTFAAADFPNTSTNGLTGFAGQAKNENGASKSSTTGGKNGQVIYINNLNDLKNQLGDSTPKILVIEKNISASSKTVVNIGSNKSLIGSYAQNKLVNIHLKTTANSGNVIFQNLTFEHSANINGNDDIQLYLTAGTNYWIDHVTFAGHNYDSNGSDLDKLLYVGQSADYVTISNSKFANHKYGLILGYPDDNNKSYDGLPHITIANNYFENLQVRGPGLMRYGYFHVKNNYINNFQLAYTIATNARIYSEYNYFGKGSEKGGILDDKANGEFKDVGSFPAITNQKSRVTNWNPSRNYSYQVQTPEYTKEFVTKYAGSSNTTLVFGK, from the coding sequence ATGATATTCTCTTTTCCAGCAACCTCTACGTTCGCTGCGGCTGATTTTCCGAATACGTCGACGAATGGACTTACAGGTTTTGCCGGACAGGCGAAAAATGAAAATGGAGCTTCCAAGTCTAGCACAACCGGGGGCAAAAACGGTCAGGTTATCTATATCAACAATCTTAACGATTTGAAAAACCAGTTAGGGGATTCAACTCCCAAAATCCTGGTGATTGAAAAAAATATTTCTGCCTCCTCTAAAACCGTCGTCAATATTGGTTCCAACAAATCGCTTATCGGTTCATACGCGCAAAACAAACTGGTTAATATTCATTTGAAAACAACGGCTAACTCCGGTAATGTGATCTTTCAAAACTTGACTTTTGAACATAGCGCCAACATTAACGGTAATGATGATATTCAGCTTTATCTTACTGCGGGCACGAACTATTGGATTGATCATGTCACTTTTGCAGGTCACAATTATGATTCCAATGGTTCAGATCTGGACAAGCTTTTGTATGTTGGACAATCGGCTGATTATGTAACCATCAGTAATTCCAAATTTGCTAATCATAAGTACGGCCTCATTTTGGGATATCCTGATGATAACAATAAAAGCTACGACGGCTTGCCTCATATCACTATCGCCAATAATTATTTTGAAAATTTGCAAGTTCGCGGGCCCGGACTTATGAGATATGGATATTTCCATGTTAAAAATAATTACATCAATAATTTTCAGTTGGCCTACACGATAGCTACGAATGCAAGAATCTATTCGGAGTACAACTACTTTGGAAAAGGTAGCGAAAAGGGCGGCATTCTGGACGATAAAGCAAATGGAGAATTTAAAGACGTGGGCAGCTTTCCAGCCATCACCAACCAAAAGTCGCGGGTGACCAATTGGAATCCGAGCAGGAACTACAGTTATCAAGTCCAAACTCCTGAATATACCAAGGAATTTGTAACTAAATATGCAGGTTCGTCCAATACAACTCTTGTATTCGGAAAATAA
- a CDS encoding ATP-binding protein: MISEFQEALLDTVGACPSTQIANNKYENVLENLDSGIMLFDSDGVLTFINVQMAKLLELPRSSLAGRNLMQILHHPELSRFKKKKIMRIYKETIFHRKRYHELIDEYSRHWLITVTYGDQMDGDFLFSVKDVSDYKQIEQTAYQNDKLAMLGRISASIAHEIRNPLTAIRGFIQLLRPHLVELGRDEYARIILTEIDRANDIIYEFLNSSKPSAPQKTAVPVMGLLKEVVMLTESEALMKGCQIALDENSTLMKVSIDVKQIKQVILNMIKNAMDAIEGIGEDREGCIDIHTVLEGSYVHICIEDNGLGMDHNTLSRLFDPFFTTKESGTGLGLAVSYRIIKNHGGFIHVDSTHGKGTQFKITLPVV, translated from the coding sequence ATGATCAGTGAATTCCAAGAAGCCTTGCTTGATACCGTGGGAGCTTGCCCTTCCACACAGATCGCCAATAACAAGTATGAAAATGTGCTGGAGAACCTGGATAGTGGTATCATGCTGTTTGACAGTGACGGGGTACTGACCTTTATTAACGTGCAAATGGCCAAACTGCTGGAACTGCCGCGTAGTTCGCTGGCAGGTCGCAACTTGATGCAAATTTTGCATCATCCCGAGTTAAGCCGATTTAAGAAGAAGAAAATTATGCGGATATATAAAGAGACCATCTTTCATAGAAAGCGCTATCATGAGTTGATTGATGAATATAGTCGGCATTGGTTGATTACGGTGACCTACGGGGATCAAATGGATGGCGATTTTTTGTTCAGTGTTAAGGATGTGTCGGATTATAAGCAAATTGAGCAGACTGCGTATCAAAATGACAAGCTCGCGATGTTAGGACGCATTTCCGCCTCGATTGCTCATGAAATCCGTAACCCGCTTACCGCCATTCGGGGCTTTATTCAATTACTGCGGCCGCATCTGGTCGAGCTGGGAAGAGATGAGTATGCTCGTATAATATTGACAGAGATAGATCGCGCGAACGACATTATTTATGAGTTTCTGAATTCGTCCAAGCCTTCAGCTCCGCAAAAAACGGCTGTACCTGTGATGGGTCTGCTGAAAGAGGTTGTGATGCTGACCGAAAGCGAGGCGCTGATGAAGGGATGTCAAATCGCACTGGATGAAAATAGTACGCTCATGAAGGTTTCGATTGATGTAAAGCAGATTAAGCAGGTCATTCTCAATATGATCAAAAATGCTATGGACGCCATCGAAGGTATCGGAGAGGACCGTGAGGGATGCATTGATATCCATACAGTGCTGGAAGGTTCGTATGTCCATATTTGCATTGAAGATAACGGTTTGGGAATGGATCACAATACATTATCACGTTTATTTGATCCATTTTTTACAACAAAAGAAAGCGGTACCGGCTTGGGACTGGCAGTGAGCTATCGGATCATCAAAAATCACGGAGGCTTTATTCATGTAGACAGTACACATGGAAAGGGGACACAGTTTAAAATCACGCTTCCTGTAGTGTAG
- the leuB gene encoding 3-isopropylmalate dehydrogenase, with protein MADVKKIAVIAGDGIGPEVVAEAEKILKRTEEVFGHSFETEHALFGGIAIDEKGTPLPQETLAVCQSADAVLLGAVGGPKWDNNPKELRPETGLLGIRKELGLFSNLRPAVVFDCLKDASTLKPEVLEGTDLIVVRELTGGIYFGEKFRRESSQGEEAVDTCAYNVMEVERIVRQSFEIAQKRRKKLASVDKANVLETSRLWREVVNRVAVDYPDVELEHVLVDNCAMQLLRRPSSFDVIVTENMFGDILSDEAAMLTGSIGMLSSASLGEGSFGLYEPVHGSAPDIAGQGLANPIATILSVALMFRMTFGYEKAADAIEKAVAEVLDAGHRTADIAVDKSQAISTTQMGDLIAAAIR; from the coding sequence ATGGCAGACGTGAAAAAGATTGCGGTAATAGCTGGGGACGGAATCGGACCGGAAGTGGTCGCTGAGGCAGAGAAAATTTTGAAGCGTACGGAGGAAGTGTTTGGTCACTCATTTGAAACGGAGCATGCACTGTTCGGTGGAATAGCAATTGATGAGAAGGGTACACCCTTGCCGCAAGAAACGCTGGCTGTCTGCCAATCTGCAGATGCCGTACTGTTGGGAGCCGTAGGTGGTCCCAAGTGGGATAACAATCCGAAGGAGCTTCGCCCTGAAACAGGACTGCTGGGTATACGTAAAGAGCTGGGCCTGTTCTCGAATCTTCGTCCGGCTGTCGTCTTCGATTGTCTCAAGGACGCATCGACACTGAAACCTGAAGTGCTGGAAGGAACGGATCTGATCGTTGTGCGCGAGCTGACGGGCGGCATTTACTTCGGTGAGAAGTTCAGACGTGAAAGTTCTCAGGGTGAGGAAGCTGTCGACACATGCGCATATAATGTAATGGAAGTGGAGCGCATTGTTCGCCAATCTTTCGAGATTGCACAAAAGCGTCGCAAAAAGCTCGCATCGGTGGACAAGGCCAACGTGCTGGAAACTTCCCGTTTGTGGCGTGAAGTGGTGAACCGGGTCGCAGTAGACTATCCGGATGTTGAGCTGGAACATGTGCTGGTTGATAACTGCGCAATGCAATTGCTGCGTCGGCCGTCCAGCTTTGACGTTATCGTGACGGAAAATATGTTCGGCGATATCCTTAGTGACGAAGCGGCTATGCTGACTGGGTCTATCGGTATGCTGTCTTCCGCTTCTCTCGGGGAAGGCAGCTTCGGTCTGTACGAGCCGGTCCACGGCTCGGCACCGGATATTGCGGGTCAAGGACTGGCCAACCCGATTGCAACAATCCTGTCTGTTGCTTTAATGTTCCGTATGACCTTCGGATATGAGAAAGCTGCTGATGCCATTGAGAAGGCGGTAGCTGAGGTACTGGATGCCGGACATCGCACAGCCGATATCGCGGTGGATAAATCCCAGGCCATCTCGACAACCCAAATGGGTGATCTGATTGCAGCGGCTATTCGATAA